A genomic region of Lytechinus pictus isolate F3 Inbred chromosome 2, Lp3.0, whole genome shotgun sequence contains the following coding sequences:
- the LOC129282496 gene encoding uncharacterized protein LOC129282496: MVSRSVINAWKLALMTTLLQTSCYAQQRDIRLYGGSGSYEGRVEVRVDGRWGTVCNDTWDTQDASVLCRELDNRTAIRHDVMYGEGVGPIFYSNVMCTGGEQRLQDCSKTDSSVDVCQHSQDAGVQCSAKELDLRLSGGSTPNEGRVEVYYRGNWGRVCAGSSWDKSEADVVCRVVGYPNLAQEPRGSFESGSGAVFLVNLMCAGTENAVKACSSSVSGSNAPQSCPDGLEDATVICNPNLEVSVAPEQLSAGAIAGISVGFGLVIVVCCIFSLNLKCKDCCRKGELDDTDVYQCNTASNADSKVFSTTSNLRSDTDNRNDSISDIDPNMFVFAPKVPPAGFGASSGTGELKDALSNIDETKEPDKELTESDERDDPIYHTIRDEQKTSKAGDDVTMTTDENTHEYDYVDRVKGPDNAENESETVTINLQGDALFEKKNHDHGNTEHVENNYLELEDIGDSLQNGDVGKENEDVSMEQQKGEQVNISMTNEATPLESRDQSESNDQGIPERVENDYLELENIDDSFQNRDVGKKDDSGDPAIEREGDHVNTSMTNENTPLESRDQSESDDQGIPKRVENDYLELEDIGDSFQNVDVGKEDDSGGLSIEQEGAPLESRDESHDGLTSHSEGAEPVVNVDVFDSRL; encoded by the exons AGCGTGACATTCGTCTTTATGGCGGAAGTGGGAGCTACGAAGGACGGGTCGAAGTCAGAGTCGATGGTCGTTGGGGCACAGTCTGTAACGACACCTGGGATACCCAAGATGCTTCGGTGCTATGTCGGGAGCTTGATAACAGAACAGCCATCAGACACGATGTGATGTACGGTGAAGGAGTTGGACCTATCTTCTATTCTAACGTCATGTGTACAGGTGGAGAACAACGACTGCAGGATTGTTCAAAGACTGATTCTTCCGTGGATGTCTGCCAGCATTCCCAAGACGCAGGGGTTCAGTGCTCCGCCAAGG AGCTTGATCTCCGGTTATCCGGTGGATCAACACCAAACGAAGGTCGAGTAGAAGTTTACTACAGGGGTAACTGGGGCCGGGTTTGTGCTGGTTCGTCTTGGGACAAAAGTGAAGCTGACGTCGTCTGTCGAGTAGTCGGATATCCGAACCTTGCCCAGGAACCAAGGGGTAGTTTCGAGAGCGGCAGTGGCGCTGTGTTTCTTGTTAACCTGATGTGTGCTGGGACAGAAAATGCTGTGAAGGCATGCAGTTCTTCTGTAAGCGGTTCCAACGCCCCGCAATCTTGTCCAGACGGTTTGGAAGACGCAACGGTTATTTGCAATCCGAATCTAGAAG TTTCAGTGGCGCCTGAACAGTTATCCGCGGGGGCCATTGCCGGGATCAGTGTTGGGTTTGGTCTGGTCATCGTAGTCTGTTGTATCTTCAGTCTAAACTTAAAATGTAAAGATTGCTGTAGGAAAGGTGAACTAGATGACACAGACGTGTATCAGTGTAACACAGCCAGCAATGCAGATAGCAAAGTGTTCAGTACCACATCCAAC CTAAGGAGTGATACCGATAACCGCAATGATTCCATCTCAGACATTGATCCAAACATGTTCGTCTTCGCGCCCAAAGTTCCCCCTGCCGGGTTTGGTGCGTCGTCTGGTACCGGTGAACTCAAGGATGCgctttcaaatattgatgaaacaaaaGAGCCGGATAAAGAACTAACCGAATCCGATGAAAGAGACGATCCCATTTACCACACCATAAGAGATGAGCAGAAGACTTCCAAGGCGGGAGATGATGTAACCATGACAACCGATGAAAACACCCACGAGTATGATTACGTGGATCGAGTTAAAGGCCCGGACAATGCCGAGAATGAGAGCGAAACGGTAACAATTAATTTACAGGGAGATGCTctctttgaaaagaaaaatcatgacCACGGCAACACCGAGCATGTAGAAAACAATTACCTAGAACTTGAGGATATTGGCGACTCTCTTCAAAATGGAGATGTGGGAAAAGAGAATGAGGACGTATCAATGGAACAACAAAAAGGAGAACAAGTTAACATCAGCATGACGAATGAAGCCACTCCTCTCGAATCACGTGACCAGTCAGAGTCTAATGACCAAGGCATTCCTGAGCGCGTAGAAAATGATTACTTAGaacttgaaaatattgatgactcTTTTCAAAATAGAGATGTCGGAAAGAAGGATGATAGTGGAGATCCAGCAATTGAACGAGAAGGAGATCATGTTAACACCAGCATGACGAATGAAAACACTCCTCTCGAATCACGTGACCAGTCAGAGTCTGATGACCAAGGCATTCCCAAGCGCGTAGAAAACGATTACTTAGAACTTGAAGATATTGGTgactcttttcaaaatgtagatGTCGGAAAGGAGGATGATAGTGGAGGTCTATCAATTGAACAAGAAGGAGCTCCTCTCGAATCACGTGATGAGTCACATGATGGATTGACGTCACATTCTGAAGGTGCAGAACCTGTTGTTAACGTTGATGTATTTGATTCACGGTTGTAA